One Curtobacterium sp. MCLR17_007 DNA window includes the following coding sequences:
- a CDS encoding LppP/LprE family lipoprotein has protein sequence MRTTRIGLTLLSTAAVAVALAGCSGGDAPGPTETVTTTATATATPTAPAAGGGTAPSPTPSATCGPDDAGTAVTRATASLPAPAGLSGARWDATAADTSGYDACAALSWSVVPVAEGTASSPNAILLFHEGTYLGTATKEQYPFQPTVRRTADDAIAVTYRYARASDANADPSGTTDATYTWDGDAGRVQMTGDVPPEP, from the coding sequence ATGCGCACCACCCGGATCGGCCTCACCCTCCTGTCCACCGCCGCGGTCGCCGTGGCCCTCGCGGGCTGCTCGGGCGGTGACGCCCCCGGACCGACCGAGACCGTCACGACGACGGCCACGGCCACGGCGACCCCGACCGCTCCGGCCGCGGGCGGTGGCACGGCACCGTCGCCGACGCCGTCCGCCACGTGCGGACCGGACGACGCCGGCACCGCGGTCACCCGGGCCACGGCGTCGCTGCCCGCACCCGCGGGCCTGTCCGGCGCCCGCTGGGACGCGACCGCGGCAGACACCTCCGGCTACGACGCCTGCGCGGCACTCTCCTGGTCCGTCGTCCCCGTCGCCGAGGGGACGGCGAGCAGTCCGAACGCCATCCTGCTGTTCCACGAGGGCACGTACCTCGGCACGGCCACGAAGGAGCAGTACCCGTTCCAGCCGACCGTGCGTCGGACCGCCGACGACGCCATCGCCGTCACCTACCGTTACGCGCGTGCGTCGGACGCGAACGCGGACCCGAGCGGGACGACCGATGCGACCTACACCTGGGACGGGGACGCCGGGCGCGTGCAGATGACCGGCGACGTGCCGCCGGAGCCGTGA
- a CDS encoding NAD-dependent epimerase/dehydratase family protein, translating to MTVIIAGCGDLGIATGLRFSAAGHRVVGLRRRAELVPAPLEGRAVDLRQDVPIVDDDTDVVVVALAAGSRDVATYRATYVDGLRNVLDGIASSAAAPRLLVVSSTAVYGGEGDVTESTPATGGTPTADVLLEAEALLRARVPDATLVRLSGIYGPGRERLVDQVRDGAARLAPTPERSRMTNRIHRDDAAAALVHLASLPSPPTTVIGTDDEPVRLDTVTRFIAAELGTEVPAVDDTATPGPDKRLSNALLRSTGFTFSYPTYREGYRAVIAGDGTRHP from the coding sequence GTGACAGTCATCATCGCCGGCTGCGGCGACCTCGGCATCGCCACCGGCCTCCGGTTCTCCGCGGCCGGCCACCGCGTCGTCGGCCTCCGTCGTCGTGCGGAACTGGTCCCGGCCCCGCTCGAGGGCCGCGCCGTCGACCTCCGGCAGGACGTCCCGATCGTCGACGACGACACCGACGTCGTGGTCGTCGCACTCGCGGCGGGCAGCCGCGACGTCGCGACGTACCGCGCGACCTACGTCGACGGGCTCCGGAACGTGCTGGACGGCATCGCGTCGTCCGCAGCCGCACCGCGGTTGCTGGTCGTGTCCTCGACCGCGGTGTACGGCGGCGAGGGTGACGTGACCGAGTCGACGCCCGCCACCGGGGGGACACCGACGGCGGACGTCCTGCTCGAGGCCGAGGCGCTGCTGCGCGCCCGTGTCCCGGACGCCACGCTCGTGCGCCTGTCGGGCATCTACGGCCCCGGTCGTGAGCGCCTGGTCGACCAGGTCCGCGACGGCGCTGCCCGTCTGGCCCCGACGCCGGAGCGGTCGCGCATGACGAACCGCATCCACCGGGACGACGCGGCGGCAGCACTCGTCCACCTGGCGTCGCTGCCGTCCCCGCCGACGACGGTGATCGGGACCGACGACGAGCCCGTCCGGCTCGACACCGTCACCCGGTTCATCGCGGCCGAGCTCGGCACGGAAGTGCCCGCGGTCGACGACACGGCGACCCCCGGCCCGGACAAGCGCCTGTCGAACGCGCTGCTGCGGTCGACCGGGTTCACGTTCTCGTACCCGACCTACCGCGAGGGCTACCGCGCCGTGATCGCCGGCGACGGCACGCGCCACCCCTGA
- a CDS encoding TetR/AcrR family transcriptional regulator → MAMRAGTEQKLLDAAEELFFAHGIAATSVDAVLEHAGVSSATLYRGYASKEALVAATLTRRYRDWQDTWTAAVERWTDPLDRLLAVFDALDDFRARSAASRWCAFLGTASEYADAPAEIRVVLDAETDGLRTRLSALAEPLVGPAAAVVGEQLTLVVSGALAMRLRDPGHDTAVARSVARLLVAAA, encoded by the coding sequence ATGGCCATGCGTGCAGGAACGGAGCAGAAGCTGCTCGACGCCGCCGAGGAGCTGTTCTTCGCACACGGCATCGCCGCGACGTCCGTCGACGCGGTGCTCGAACATGCCGGGGTCTCGTCGGCGACGCTCTACCGCGGGTACGCGAGCAAGGAGGCCCTGGTCGCGGCGACGTTGACGCGTCGCTACCGCGACTGGCAGGACACCTGGACCGCTGCGGTCGAACGCTGGACGGACCCCCTCGACCGGCTGCTGGCCGTCTTCGACGCGCTCGACGACTTCCGCGCCCGGTCGGCCGCGTCCCGGTGGTGTGCGTTCCTCGGGACCGCCTCGGAGTACGCGGACGCGCCCGCCGAGATCCGCGTGGTCCTGGACGCCGAGACGGACGGGCTCCGCACGCGGCTGTCCGCGCTCGCCGAGCCCCTGGTCGGCCCGGCTGCGGCCGTCGTCGGCGAACAACTCACGCTCGTGGTCTCGGGAGCGCTCGCGATGCGGCTGCGTGACCCCGGGCACGACACCGCCGTGGCGCGGTCGGTCGCGCGGCTGCTCGTCGCCGCGGCCTGA
- a CDS encoding DUF4396 domain-containing protein, with protein sequence MDTHEHHNMTDHDSHQAHGSGRGTTTWSMAAQATLHCLTGCAIGEVLGMVIGTATGLHNTGTIILSIVLAFIFGYALTMRGVIRSGLTFSAAFKVALAADTVSIAVMEIIDNTVIVAVPGAMDAQLNDWLFWGSLAFSLVIAFIITTPVNRWMISRGLGHAVVHGHH encoded by the coding sequence ATGGACACCCACGAACACCACAACATGACCGACCACGACAGCCACCAGGCTCACGGCAGCGGGCGCGGCACGACGACATGGTCGATGGCCGCGCAAGCGACCCTGCACTGCCTCACCGGCTGCGCGATCGGGGAAGTGCTCGGCATGGTCATCGGCACCGCTACTGGCCTGCACAACACCGGCACGATCATCCTCTCGATCGTGCTCGCCTTCATCTTCGGCTACGCCCTCACCATGCGCGGCGTCATCCGCTCCGGCCTGACTTTCTCCGCCGCGTTCAAGGTCGCCCTCGCCGCGGACACGGTCTCGATCGCCGTGATGGAGATCATCGACAACACCGTCATCGTCGCCGTTCCCGGCGCCATGGACGCGCAGCTGAACGACTGGCTGTTCTGGGGCTCTCTCGCGTTCTCCCTCGTCATCGCGTTCATCATCACCACCCCCGTGAACCGGTGGATGATCAGCCGCGGACTCGGCCACGCCGTCGTCCACGGACACCACTAA
- a CDS encoding heavy metal translocating P-type ATPase — MTTTSTPPVELTIEGMTCASCANRIERKLNKLPGVTASVNYATESASVTLPADLAVDDAIRTVEAAGYGAHLPEPAGADSDELAPLRRRLIVSAMLAIPVVALSMIPALQFPGWQWAVLVLALPVAVWGAWPFHRAAGINARHGAATMDTLVSVGVAAATVWSVWALVLGGAGHIGMRMAFSWFPHPGAAPEPYFEVAAAVTVFLLAGRYFEARAKDRSGAALQALLALGAPTARVLRDGVETEVPTAALQVGDRFVVRPGERIATDGTITDGTSAIDTSVMTGEAVPVEVGPSDTVTGATVNVGGRLIVEATRVGQDTELARIGRLVVSAQTGKAEVQRLADRVSAVFVPIVMGLAVLTLIGWLLITGDVQAAFTAAVATLVIACPCALGLATPTALLVGTGRGSQLGILIRGPQVLEATRRIDTVVLDKTGTVTTGRMSVHQVTAIEGETDTRVLALAAAAEAGSEHPIARAITAAATDHPTADTFQSTAGLGVQAVVDGALVLVGRPAWLTDQWATAIPESITDAVRTAERGGATAVVVAWDGVARGVISVADTIASTSPDAIRRLHQMGLRTIMLTGDAEDVARTVAAEVGIDDVEAEVRPEDKYRTVIRLQQQGRSVAMIGDGVNDAAALAAADLGIAMGSGTDAAMEAADITLIRADLSAAADAIALARRTLGTIKVNLFWAFAYNVAAIPLAMAGLLNPMIAGAAMALSSVFVVSNSLRLRTFHTR; from the coding sequence ATGACGACGACCAGCACCCCGCCGGTTGAGCTGACGATCGAGGGCATGACGTGCGCGTCGTGCGCGAACCGGATCGAGCGGAAGCTGAACAAGCTGCCCGGCGTCACCGCGAGCGTGAACTACGCCACGGAAAGCGCCTCCGTGACGCTCCCCGCGGACCTCGCCGTCGACGACGCGATCCGCACCGTTGAAGCCGCCGGCTACGGCGCCCACCTGCCCGAACCGGCCGGCGCTGACAGCGACGAGCTCGCGCCGCTGCGGCGGCGCTTGATCGTGTCCGCGATGCTCGCTATCCCGGTGGTGGCGCTGTCGATGATCCCGGCGCTGCAGTTCCCGGGATGGCAGTGGGCCGTCCTGGTCTTGGCGCTGCCGGTCGCCGTGTGGGGCGCGTGGCCATTCCACCGCGCTGCCGGGATCAACGCCCGACACGGCGCTGCGACGATGGACACTCTTGTCAGCGTCGGCGTCGCCGCGGCGACCGTATGGTCCGTGTGGGCACTCGTGCTCGGTGGTGCCGGGCACATCGGCATGCGAATGGCGTTCTCCTGGTTCCCGCACCCCGGTGCTGCCCCGGAGCCGTACTTCGAAGTCGCCGCCGCAGTGACGGTGTTCCTCCTCGCCGGCCGGTACTTCGAAGCCCGCGCGAAGGACCGCTCCGGCGCCGCCCTGCAGGCGCTCCTCGCGTTGGGTGCCCCGACCGCCCGGGTGCTCCGGGACGGTGTCGAGACCGAGGTGCCGACCGCGGCACTGCAGGTCGGGGACCGGTTCGTGGTCCGTCCCGGTGAGCGCATCGCCACCGACGGAACCATCACCGACGGCACGAGCGCGATCGACACCAGTGTCATGACCGGTGAAGCGGTCCCCGTCGAAGTCGGGCCCAGCGACACCGTCACCGGAGCGACCGTGAACGTCGGCGGACGGCTCATCGTCGAAGCCACCCGCGTCGGACAAGACACCGAGCTCGCTCGCATCGGCCGACTCGTCGTCTCCGCGCAGACCGGCAAGGCCGAAGTGCAGCGCCTCGCCGACCGGGTCTCCGCCGTGTTCGTCCCGATCGTCATGGGCCTGGCAGTGCTGACTCTCATCGGCTGGCTGCTCATCACCGGCGACGTGCAAGCCGCGTTCACCGCTGCGGTCGCGACGCTGGTCATCGCCTGCCCCTGCGCCCTGGGCCTGGCAACACCCACCGCGTTGCTCGTGGGCACAGGCCGCGGCTCTCAACTCGGGATCCTCATCCGCGGCCCCCAGGTGCTCGAGGCCACCCGCCGGATCGATACCGTCGTGCTCGACAAGACCGGCACCGTCACCACCGGCAGGATGAGCGTCCACCAGGTCACCGCCATCGAGGGAGAAACCGACACCCGGGTGCTCGCCCTCGCCGCCGCCGCGGAAGCAGGCTCAGAACACCCCATCGCCCGCGCCATCACCGCAGCAGCTACCGATCACCCCACCGCGGACACATTCCAGTCCACCGCAGGGCTCGGCGTGCAAGCCGTCGTCGACGGCGCCCTCGTGCTCGTCGGCCGCCCCGCATGGTTGACCGACCAGTGGGCAACCGCCATCCCCGAATCGATCACGGACGCGGTCCGGACCGCGGAACGTGGCGGCGCGACCGCTGTCGTCGTCGCATGGGACGGCGTAGCGCGCGGCGTCATCAGCGTCGCGGACACCATCGCGTCGACCAGTCCGGATGCGATCCGTCGCCTCCACCAGATGGGGCTGCGCACCATCATGCTCACCGGCGACGCCGAAGACGTCGCCCGCACGGTCGCTGCCGAGGTCGGCATCGACGACGTCGAAGCCGAGGTGCGACCCGAAGACAAGTACCGGACCGTCATCCGGCTGCAGCAGCAGGGCCGGTCCGTGGCGATGATCGGCGACGGCGTCAACGACGCCGCCGCTCTCGCTGCCGCAGACCTCGGTATCGCGATGGGTAGCGGCACCGACGCGGCCATGGAAGCCGCCGACATCACCCTCATCCGAGCGGACCTGAGCGCCGCCGCGGACGCGATCGCGCTCGCCCGCCGCACCCTCGGCACGATCAAGGTGAACCTGTTCTGGGCTTTCGCCTACAACGTCGCCGCGATCCCACTCGCCATGGCTGGACTGCTCAACCCGATGATCGCCGGCGCCGCAATGGCGCTGTCGTCCGTGTTCGTCGTCAGCAACAGCCTCCGCCTCCGCACCTTCCACACCCGATAG
- a CDS encoding heavy-metal-associated domain-containing protein: MSEQLTNTYGITGMTCGHCVMSVNEELAAVPGVTDVTIDLNVGGVSTARVTSTRDLPQDEVSAAVEEAGYTLVGS; the protein is encoded by the coding sequence ATGAGTGAGCAGCTGACGAACACGTACGGCATCACGGGCATGACGTGCGGGCACTGCGTGATGAGCGTCAACGAGGAGCTCGCCGCTGTTCCGGGCGTCACGGATGTGACGATCGACCTCAACGTCGGCGGTGTCTCCACCGCCCGGGTGACCAGCACCCGCGACCTGCCCCAGGACGAAGTCTCCGCCGCCGTGGAGGAGGCCGGCTACACGTTGGTCGGATCATGA
- a CDS encoding metal-sensitive transcriptional regulator, whose product MTDTTAPAAEQEHHHGYITAKDDYLKRLRRIEGQARGLQRMVDEEQYCIDILTQVSAMTKALQSVALGLLDDHLAHCVTDAVAEGGDAAAEKLKEASDAIARLVRA is encoded by the coding sequence ATGACCGACACCACCGCACCCGCAGCCGAGCAGGAGCACCACCACGGGTACATCACCGCGAAGGACGACTACCTCAAGCGGTTGCGCCGCATCGAGGGACAGGCCCGCGGGCTGCAGCGGATGGTCGACGAGGAGCAGTACTGCATCGACATCCTCACTCAGGTGTCCGCGATGACCAAGGCGCTGCAATCCGTCGCGTTGGGTCTTCTGGACGACCACCTCGCGCACTGCGTCACCGACGCCGTCGCCGAAGGCGGCGACGCGGCCGCGGAGAAGCTCAAGGAAGCTTCCGACGCGATCGCCCGACTCGTACGCGCCTGA
- a CDS encoding DUF305 domain-containing protein, giving the protein MNTTITRTLAAAAALTIGITLAGCSTNNTSSSDSSSSSSAASAHNDQDVMFTQGMLPHHQQAIEMSDMLLDKGSDVDGDVVTLAKQIKAEQAPEIKTMTGWLKAWGEPTESSSMSGMDHSSMSGGMMSDSDMDALDKASAADAGKLYLEQMVEHHTSAVDMAKTEVDKGKNTDAIAMAKSIVSSQTEQITQMKDMLASM; this is encoded by the coding sequence ATGAACACCACCATCACGCGCACCCTCGCGGCCGCCGCCGCACTGACCATCGGCATCACCCTCGCCGGCTGCTCCACCAACAACACCAGCTCCTCCGACAGCTCCTCCTCGTCGTCGGCAGCGTCGGCGCACAACGACCAGGACGTGATGTTCACCCAGGGGATGCTGCCGCATCACCAGCAGGCGATCGAGATGAGCGACATGCTCCTCGACAAGGGCTCGGACGTTGACGGCGATGTCGTCACCCTCGCCAAGCAGATCAAGGCCGAGCAGGCACCGGAAATCAAGACAATGACCGGCTGGCTGAAGGCCTGGGGTGAGCCCACCGAGAGCTCCAGCATGTCCGGGATGGATCACTCCTCGATGTCGGGCGGGATGATGTCCGATTCCGACATGGACGCCCTCGACAAGGCCTCCGCTGCGGACGCCGGGAAGCTCTACCTCGAGCAGATGGTCGAGCACCACACCAGCGCCGTCGACATGGCCAAGACCGAAGTCGACAAGGGCAAGAACACCGACGCGATCGCGATGGCGAAGTCGATCGTGTCGAGCCAGACCGAGCAGATCACCCAGATGAAGGACATGCTCGCGTCGATGTGA
- a CDS encoding M23 family metallopeptidase, with the protein MALFAAAALPAQATTGPTATVPGISPVITGQSFTAAGVTVSADRDGYTVTKPAPKPTITTTKPAGTATAASSEATTPTAATGAIVNTGAGDIRWPVAGAIRISSPFGARSAPCAACSSMHQGADITPGAGTPIGAVAAGTVRVSGTHPEYGQYVIIDHQIDGQTISTLYAHMIFGSSPLRAGQQVTVGQLVGLVGNTGASTGAHLHLQVMLGGVTPVDPIAWLTANAGRTL; encoded by the coding sequence ATGGCGCTGTTCGCCGCCGCGGCACTGCCCGCCCAAGCCACCACCGGCCCCACGGCCACCGTGCCCGGTATCAGCCCAGTCATCACCGGGCAGAGCTTCACCGCTGCCGGCGTGACGGTCTCGGCCGACCGCGACGGGTACACCGTCACCAAGCCTGCACCGAAACCGACCATCACCACCACCAAGCCCGCTGGCACGGCGACAGCAGCCAGCAGCGAAGCGACCACACCAACGGCCGCGACCGGCGCGATCGTGAACACCGGCGCGGGCGATATCCGCTGGCCCGTCGCCGGCGCCATCCGGATCAGCTCACCCTTCGGCGCACGCAGCGCCCCGTGCGCGGCATGCTCGTCGATGCATCAAGGTGCGGACATCACCCCCGGCGCCGGCACCCCGATCGGTGCCGTCGCCGCCGGCACCGTCCGCGTCTCCGGCACGCACCCGGAGTACGGCCAGTACGTCATCATCGACCACCAGATCGACGGGCAGACCATCTCCACCCTCTACGCGCACATGATCTTCGGCTCATCCCCGCTGCGCGCCGGGCAGCAGGTCACCGTGGGGCAGCTCGTCGGCCTCGTCGGCAACACCGGAGCCAGCACTGGCGCGCACCTGCACCTGCAAGTGATGCTCGGCGGCGTGACCCCGGTCGATCCGATCGCCTGGCTCACCGCGAACGCGGGACGCACCTTGTGA
- a CDS encoding M23 family metallopeptidase: MLALVVASAAPFAAPTSATAASFPTWDQVEAARGSEQAKQTQIRSLTALIDQLQQRTQAAKDRAAAAGQSYQQAQDDLDQASAVHAKLAASTAAAREDADELGSTVGQVAAAMTRRGGNGIGAGAIIGDDDPDAFLRRMSMSSKIGEQVDGLYTRASTSAKTASALAAQAKVAKTARTKLATAAKTALNKAVAASDAAATAEQAERDNVGTMQAQLVTLRDDRLSIEQGYQSGVRARTAAAAAAAAAAAAAKAAAEARARQQAAAAAAAAAAAARPAPEQSAAPAPVGATPRPTGGSSTSGWTRPITSYSFYQAYGYRIHPVYGDYRLHAGADFSAACGTPIYATAAGTVTYAGPYGGYGNIVIIDHGGGITSAYAHVYATGIYVRTGQNIAAGQNIAGVGNAGVSTGCHLHFEIRNNGVATDPMAFLATRGVN; this comes from the coding sequence ATGTTGGCGCTCGTCGTCGCTTCCGCGGCTCCTTTCGCCGCTCCCACCTCGGCGACTGCGGCGAGCTTTCCGACGTGGGACCAGGTCGAAGCCGCCCGCGGAAGCGAGCAAGCCAAGCAAACACAGATCCGCTCGTTGACGGCGCTGATTGATCAGCTCCAGCAACGGACCCAGGCTGCGAAGGACCGCGCCGCGGCGGCTGGGCAGTCGTACCAGCAGGCACAGGACGACCTCGATCAAGCATCCGCCGTGCACGCCAAGCTCGCCGCCAGCACCGCGGCCGCACGCGAGGACGCCGACGAGCTCGGGAGCACCGTCGGACAGGTAGCGGCAGCGATGACTCGACGTGGCGGGAACGGGATCGGTGCCGGCGCGATCATCGGCGATGACGACCCCGACGCGTTCCTACGGCGGATGAGCATGTCGAGCAAGATCGGTGAGCAGGTCGACGGGCTCTACACCCGCGCGAGCACCTCGGCCAAAACCGCGTCCGCCCTCGCGGCGCAAGCGAAGGTCGCGAAGACCGCCCGCACGAAACTTGCCACCGCCGCCAAGACCGCCCTCAACAAAGCGGTCGCAGCCAGCGATGCTGCCGCAACGGCGGAGCAAGCTGAGCGGGACAACGTGGGCACCATGCAGGCGCAGCTGGTGACGCTGCGAGATGACCGTCTCAGCATCGAGCAGGGCTACCAATCAGGCGTCCGCGCTCGAACCGCCGCAGCAGCCGCAGCCGCCGCAGCCGCAGCAGCCGCAAAAGCCGCAGCTGAGGCACGTGCTCGCCAGCAGGCGGCCGCCGCAGCAGCAGCCGCGGCCGCGGCCGCCCGCCCAGCGCCGGAGCAATCCGCTGCACCGGCCCCGGTGGGTGCAACACCACGCCCAACGGGTGGTAGCTCCACATCGGGGTGGACTCGGCCCATCACCTCGTACAGCTTCTACCAGGCCTACGGGTACCGGATTCACCCCGTCTACGGCGATTACCGACTCCACGCCGGCGCCGACTTCAGCGCCGCATGCGGCACCCCGATCTACGCCACCGCTGCAGGCACCGTCACCTACGCCGGCCCCTACGGCGGCTACGGCAACATCGTGATCATCGACCACGGCGGCGGCATCACCAGCGCCTACGCCCACGTGTACGCCACCGGCATCTACGTCAGAACCGGGCAAAACATCGCCGCCGGGCAAAACATCGCCGGCGTCGGCAACGCCGGCGTTTCCACCGGCTGCCACCTGCACTTCGAGATCCGCAACAACGGCGTCGCCACCGATCCCATGGCCTTCCTCGCCACACGAGGAGTCAACTAA
- a CDS encoding four-helix bundle copper-binding protein, whose protein sequence is MSTTTDMLRTYPKDLGGIDQAALAACIDACFECAQTCTACADACLSENMVAELTKCIRTNLDCADVCASTGNVLSRHTGYDATLTRAVLEACRAACKACGDECAQHADMHEHCKICAEACRRCEEACTTLLATL, encoded by the coding sequence ATGAGCACCACCACGGACATGCTCCGCACCTACCCGAAGGACCTCGGCGGCATCGACCAAGCAGCCCTCGCAGCGTGTATCGACGCCTGCTTCGAATGCGCGCAAACCTGTACTGCCTGCGCCGACGCGTGCCTGTCCGAGAACATGGTCGCCGAACTCACCAAGTGCATCCGCACCAACCTCGACTGCGCCGACGTCTGCGCCAGCACCGGCAACGTGCTCTCACGCCACACCGGCTACGACGCCACCCTCACCCGCGCCGTCCTCGAGGCCTGCCGCGCCGCGTGCAAGGCGTGCGGCGACGAATGCGCCCAGCACGCCGACATGCACGAGCACTGCAAGATCTGCGCCGAGGCCTGCCGCCGCTGCGAAGAAGCCTGCACCACGCTCCTCGCAACGCTCTAA
- a CDS encoding ParA family protein codes for MDLDPSQRTLTDWAETADEQGIALPFDFTDENDPAVLRQLRAADSWDTIFVDTPGNLEPSAAERIGLVLDSTDFAVLPLEPQPASIRPLLRTIKSLVEPRGISYRAVISRVGRNEASYARKDDTFKALDGAEIPHLNTWIREYIAHSDAQGTGEVVTNYAPTRNTSLAVDDFMSAALELTTIWANGGK; via the coding sequence GTGGACCTTGATCCGTCTCAGCGCACGCTTACTGATTGGGCTGAGACCGCCGATGAGCAGGGGATCGCACTGCCGTTCGACTTCACCGATGAGAACGATCCTGCAGTACTTCGTCAGCTTCGTGCCGCCGACAGCTGGGACACGATCTTCGTAGACACTCCGGGGAACCTTGAACCTTCCGCGGCGGAACGGATTGGTCTGGTGCTCGACTCAACCGACTTCGCAGTCCTTCCACTTGAGCCGCAGCCGGCGAGCATTCGGCCGCTGCTCCGGACGATCAAATCTCTCGTGGAGCCACGAGGCATCTCGTACCGCGCTGTCATCAGCCGCGTGGGCCGCAACGAGGCGTCCTACGCGCGGAAGGACGACACTTTCAAGGCACTCGATGGCGCCGAGATCCCGCATCTGAACACCTGGATCCGCGAGTACATCGCGCATTCGGATGCGCAAGGCACCGGCGAGGTCGTCACCAACTACGCGCCGACCCGCAACACGAGCCTTGCGGTGGATGACTTTATGTCGGCAGCGCTCGAGCTGACCACGATCTGGGCTAACGGAGGGAAGTAG
- a CDS encoding recombinase family protein has protein sequence MESGWTLGYARVSTDGQDLTAQTDALVALGVPSERVFTDKGMTGTKRDRPGLKSALAACRPGDTLVVTKLDRLARSLRDATDIAEELTRRGVRLNLGGSVYDPTDPVGRLLFNVLGMVAEFESDLIRARTREGMATAKVRGKLKGRKPKLSPAQERHLVALHRAGDHSIAELVELFGIGRATVYRALDRHPVATSSDLALPRAEASVAQVASARG, from the coding sequence ATGGAATCCGGATGGACACTCGGCTACGCCCGCGTCTCAACCGACGGCCAAGACCTCACCGCTCAAACCGACGCGCTGGTGGCACTCGGCGTGCCGTCGGAACGCGTGTTCACCGACAAGGGCATGACGGGCACGAAACGTGATCGGCCGGGGCTGAAATCCGCGCTGGCTGCCTGCCGTCCGGGAGACACACTCGTCGTGACGAAGCTTGACCGGCTCGCGCGATCGCTGCGGGATGCAACGGACATCGCTGAGGAGCTGACCCGTCGCGGCGTGCGCCTGAACCTCGGTGGATCGGTCTACGACCCCACGGACCCTGTCGGCCGGTTGCTGTTCAACGTGCTGGGCATGGTGGCTGAGTTCGAGTCGGACCTGATCCGCGCCCGGACCCGAGAGGGCATGGCCACCGCGAAGGTGCGCGGCAAGCTCAAGGGTCGGAAGCCCAAGCTCTCCCCCGCACAGGAACGTCATCTCGTCGCGTTGCACCGCGCCGGCGACCACTCGATCGCCGAGCTCGTCGAACTGTTCGGCATCGGCCGAGCGACGGTGTATCGGGCTCTCGATCGCCACCCAGTCGCAACGTCATCGGATCTCGCTCTCCCGCGGGCGGAAGCGTCAGTTGCTCAGGTAGCGTCAGCCCGTGGATAA
- a CDS encoding AAA family ATPase produces the protein MTSQFIITKEHRRFAEFADAVRKQNTIGVCFGPAGVGKTLSARRYAHWDSIGPFIARWAARSEDDTKIYAAAHRARTVFYTPEVSATMRALQDDLRHDMLRTERCIEEHLILHGGHVDHMHGPNPSLLELIIIDESERLTGNAIEWLRDQYDRTGIAMILIGMPGIEKQFSHYPQLYSRLGFAHQYRPLGHDELLFVLERQWRKLGKALDPDDFTDAQAIAAVERITRGNFRLLERLLPQIQRVLKINELDVITNDVVEAARSTLVIGTT, from the coding sequence ATGACGAGCCAGTTCATCATCACCAAGGAGCACCGCCGGTTCGCGGAGTTCGCTGACGCCGTCCGGAAGCAGAACACCATCGGGGTCTGTTTCGGCCCTGCCGGCGTCGGTAAGACCCTCTCAGCCCGCCGCTACGCGCACTGGGACAGCATCGGCCCGTTCATCGCCAGGTGGGCCGCGCGAAGCGAAGACGACACCAAGATCTACGCCGCCGCCCACCGCGCCCGGACCGTCTTTTACACGCCCGAAGTCTCCGCAACGATGCGCGCCCTGCAGGACGACCTTCGGCACGACATGCTCCGCACCGAACGCTGCATCGAGGAACACCTCATCCTCCACGGCGGCCACGTCGACCACATGCACGGCCCCAACCCGTCCTTGCTCGAGCTGATCATCATCGACGAGTCCGAACGCCTCACCGGCAACGCGATCGAGTGGCTCCGCGACCAATACGACCGCACCGGCATCGCGATGATCCTCATCGGCATGCCCGGCATCGAGAAGCAGTTCAGCCATTACCCGCAGCTTTACAGCCGACTCGGGTTCGCCCACCAGTACCGTCCCCTCGGCCACGACGAGCTGCTGTTCGTCCTCGAACGCCAATGGCGAAAGCTCGGCAAGGCACTCGACCCCGACGACTTCACCGACGCGCAAGCCATCGCTGCGGTCGAACGCATCACCCGCGGCAACTTCCGCCTCCTCGAACGCCTGCTCCCACAGATCCAACGCGTCCTGAAGATCAACGAGCTCGACGTCATCACCAACGACGTCGTCGAAGCCGCACGCAGCACCCTCGTCATCGGCACCACCTGA